In the genome of Sphingomonas sp. BT-65, one region contains:
- a CDS encoding FadR/GntR family transcriptional regulator, with translation MATELSSLTRGEERPELGRNLTYGLLDNLGRAIVTGRFEQEAFPTEAELAKQHGVSRSVTREAVKMLTAKGLLSARPRQGTVVQPTTSWNLFDTDVLRWLLERQFSVELLKQFNQLRVAIEPEAAALAARFADENDVQRISEGLERMKAAERGLDDTLEADIAFHVAILRGSGNPFYAQFRDVVTTALRTSIRFTNRIKGRTASVTDHAAVRDAIVARDPDRARIAMRDLIGDVLELIDKAEGKALPG, from the coding sequence TTGGCTACGGAGCTATCATCGCTGACGCGTGGCGAGGAGCGGCCCGAACTCGGCCGCAACCTGACCTATGGTCTGCTCGACAATCTCGGCCGCGCGATCGTCACCGGGCGGTTCGAGCAGGAGGCGTTCCCGACCGAGGCGGAACTGGCCAAGCAGCATGGCGTCAGCCGTTCGGTCACGCGCGAGGCGGTCAAGATGCTCACCGCCAAGGGCCTGCTCAGCGCGCGTCCGCGCCAGGGCACGGTGGTGCAGCCGACCACGTCATGGAATCTCTTCGACACCGACGTGCTGCGCTGGCTGCTCGAACGGCAATTCTCGGTCGAGCTGCTGAAGCAGTTCAACCAGTTGCGCGTCGCGATCGAGCCCGAGGCGGCGGCGCTTGCCGCGCGGTTCGCGGACGAGAACGACGTGCAACGAATCAGCGAGGGCCTGGAACGCATGAAGGCGGCCGAGCGTGGGCTCGACGATACGCTCGAGGCCGATATCGCCTTTCACGTCGCGATCCTGCGCGGATCGGGCAATCCGTTCTATGCGCAGTTCCGCGATGTCGTGACCACCGCGCTGCGCACGTCGATCCGCTTCACCAACCGGATCAAGGGCCGCACCGCAAGCGTGACGGACCACGCCGCGGTGCGCGACGCGATCGTAGCGCGTGATCCGGACAGGGCGCGGATCGCGATGCGCGATCTGATCGGCGACGTGCTCGAACTGATCGACAAGGCCGAGGGCAAGGCGCTGCCGGGCTGA
- a CDS encoding ROK family protein encodes MADYRGAPRLFAGVELGGTKCVCILATGPDDIRDREVIPTTTPWETLPAIQRVLEDWTRAHGFRGLGIASFGPITVDPRAADYGRVGATNKSDWEGADLLGPLKSAFPVPTGFDTDVNGAALAEIRWGSGRGLDDFAYVTVGTGVGVGLIVHGRPTRGFSHSEIGHILVPRLAGDGTPSVCRFHEDCVEGLASGTALNARLNGRPLADVATDDPVWEPIVHTLASMVHALACTTGPMRVAMGGGVLAGQPQLLPRINAKLEASLAGYMRVPGDGAYVIAPELGTMAGPLGAIALAMDCVDAA; translated from the coding sequence ATGGCTGACTATCGTGGCGCGCCGCGCCTGTTCGCCGGCGTCGAACTCGGCGGCACCAAATGTGTTTGTATCCTTGCGACGGGCCCGGACGATATCCGCGACCGGGAAGTCATCCCCACGACCACACCGTGGGAAACACTGCCGGCGATCCAGCGGGTGCTCGAAGACTGGACCAGGGCGCATGGGTTCCGCGGTCTCGGCATCGCATCCTTCGGCCCGATCACGGTCGATCCCCGCGCAGCCGACTATGGCCGGGTCGGCGCGACGAACAAATCCGACTGGGAGGGCGCCGATCTGCTCGGCCCGCTGAAATCGGCATTCCCGGTGCCGACCGGTTTCGACACCGACGTCAACGGCGCGGCGCTTGCCGAAATTCGCTGGGGCAGCGGCCGCGGCCTCGACGATTTCGCTTATGTCACCGTAGGCACCGGCGTCGGTGTCGGGCTGATCGTCCATGGCAGACCGACCCGCGGCTTCAGCCATAGCGAGATCGGCCATATCCTGGTGCCACGCCTGGCGGGCGACGGCACGCCGAGTGTCTGCCGGTTCCATGAGGATTGCGTCGAGGGGCTGGCGTCAGGCACGGCGCTCAACGCGCGACTCAATGGCCGGCCCCTGGCGGACGTCGCGACCGACGATCCCGTCTGGGAGCCGATCGTGCACACGCTGGCGTCGATGGTTCACGCGCTCGCCTGCACCACCGGGCCGATGCGCGTCGCGATGGGCGGTGGCGTGCTTGCGGGCCAGCCGCAACTGCTGCCGCGCATCAACGCCAAGCTCGAGGCCAGTCTTGCCGGCTATATGCGGGTTCCCGGCGACGGCGCCTATGTCATCGCGCCGGAACTCGGGACGATGGCGGGGCCGCTTGGTGCAATCGCGCTGGCGATGGATTGCGTCGACGCTGCTTGA
- a CDS encoding 2-dehydro-3-deoxygalactonokinase translates to MVVRQGQPFLAVDWGTTNRRVYRLENGVVVRTERDDRGVTAVSDFAGEAVAIRERFGDLPMLLAGMVGSNIGWQTAPYVPAPAGIAELAANLLRIDERTAIVPGVSTLANGRPDVMRGEEVQLLGAVAAGLVPPDALLAQPGTHCKWAEMQGGRVAGFTTAMTGELFALLRGHGLLAAQLHGEVTANAAFRDGVEEGKRRDLAASLFGIRAAKMLGTRDDADAAAFASGLLIGSDVAARLAESLHAEIFILSGPELGNLYIAAIETNGRAARLIDSHAAFVAGILAIGNACS, encoded by the coding sequence ATGGTGGTGAGGCAAGGCCAGCCCTTCCTCGCGGTCGACTGGGGTACCACCAACCGCCGAGTGTACAGGCTCGAGAACGGCGTGGTCGTGCGCACCGAGCGCGACGACCGCGGCGTCACCGCCGTCTCCGACTTCGCCGGCGAGGCGGTGGCGATCCGCGAGCGGTTCGGCGATCTGCCGATGCTGCTCGCCGGAATGGTCGGATCGAATATCGGCTGGCAGACGGCGCCCTACGTCCCGGCCCCCGCCGGGATCGCCGAGCTGGCAGCGAATCTGCTGCGCATCGACGAACGCACCGCGATCGTTCCCGGTGTCTCCACCCTGGCGAACGGCCGTCCCGATGTGATGCGCGGCGAGGAAGTGCAGCTGCTCGGCGCGGTCGCCGCCGGGCTGGTCCCGCCCGACGCGCTGCTCGCCCAGCCCGGCACGCATTGCAAATGGGCCGAGATGCAGGGCGGCCGCGTCGCCGGATTCACCACCGCGATGACCGGCGAACTCTTTGCCTTGCTGCGCGGTCACGGCCTGCTCGCCGCGCAGCTTCATGGCGAGGTGACCGCCAACGCTGCGTTCCGTGACGGCGTCGAAGAGGGCAAGCGCCGTGACCTCGCCGCATCGCTATTCGGCATCCGCGCCGCCAAGATGCTCGGCACACGCGACGATGCCGACGCCGCCGCCTTCGCCAGCGGCCTGCTGATCGGCAGCGACGTCGCCGCACGGCTCGCGGAGTCGCTCCACGCCGAAATCTTCATCCTGTCGGGTCCGGAACTCGGCAACCTCTACATCGCCGCGATCGAGACGAACGGCCGCGCCGCGCGCCTGATCGACAGTCACGCCGCCTTCGTCGCCGGCATCCTCGCAATCGGGAACGCATGTTCATGA
- a CDS encoding TonB-dependent receptor encodes MRNRAILACTTPALGLIAMPSVALAQDAPVTVESAPEDPAVQEEIVVTAIQRSLETSQAIKQDSDQIVDSIVAEDIGKLPDVTATESLARITGVQVEFANGTAAGTRVRGLPDITTTYNGRQLFTGQGRAVALQDFPSSSIARLDVYKSGSANLLEPGIAGLIDVRARKPLDFKGDRIAGGVSGVHWRQSQKLGVDANLLVSKRWDTGIGDIGFLIEGSYTDIKFIDSARNVAQSILRRTDVPGYVGTALRYPSFVNVNYNSADRFRPSVATALQWRPSTELELYADFLFQGYRSTGNGRNFQVNSGQASTLTDITLIPGTNQIDTATARAGGFVTGGQNVVEGKTDTYQGGGGFIWKRDGLRITGDIALTDSTFTRDTLVFNYSTTAPQPTRVYDFVTDEGPGGGSVVVSDINLNDPARYRMTGLGENGDRSHGRDVQARLDLDYRFGQRGLTNLQTGVRFNTRDFDFENYSVSGNAPAGQLYTLLPLQYSSVAPGFRGDTVPLTRVFLTPTVDSLTDNVVALRTLVGFANPGERTPSQRVYFGNEKAYAGYLQGRYAIDLGGMLIDGLVGVRAVRTENQINGFNRVTTGGVTTVTPVTQTNSYTDVLPNFSARLHLTPKLQLRLAYTETRTRPGFGDLNPSLTIGAPSTTCSTDPNDPECVRVSSGGNADLEPIRSQNYDASLEWYFSRSGSLTFGAFNRDVTGFISDFTQDVEDAEFGRLRVTRPFNGGAGRLQGFEAAFRTFLHFPGIPGWARNFGVLANYTYIDHESELPEALAATLPGKQRIAGVSSHIANASIFYDSRWFSTRLSYNYRSEFVVEYNRVADPALGTNVLGPTLPVVEDGRGTIDLNGTIDPTENITLSFSVNNLLGSAATNHRQFNAEGQIYPWQTRFLETIYRLGVRFRF; translated from the coding sequence ATGCGAAATCGAGCGATCCTGGCGTGCACGACGCCCGCGCTGGGACTGATTGCGATGCCGTCGGTCGCCTTGGCGCAGGACGCGCCCGTAACCGTCGAGAGTGCGCCAGAAGATCCCGCCGTCCAGGAGGAGATCGTCGTCACGGCCATCCAGCGCAGCCTGGAAACCTCGCAAGCAATCAAGCAGGATTCCGATCAGATCGTCGACTCGATCGTCGCGGAGGACATCGGCAAGCTGCCCGACGTGACGGCGACTGAATCGCTCGCCCGCATCACCGGCGTGCAAGTGGAATTCGCGAACGGCACCGCGGCGGGAACGCGCGTTCGCGGGCTTCCCGACATCACAACCACCTATAACGGTCGTCAGCTCTTCACCGGCCAGGGCCGCGCCGTCGCGCTCCAGGATTTCCCGTCGAGCAGCATCGCCCGGCTGGACGTCTACAAGTCGGGCAGCGCCAACCTGCTCGAGCCCGGCATCGCCGGCCTGATTGACGTCCGCGCGCGCAAGCCGCTCGACTTCAAGGGCGATCGCATCGCCGGCGGCGTCAGCGGCGTGCACTGGCGCCAGTCGCAAAAGCTGGGCGTCGACGCCAATCTGCTGGTCAGCAAGCGCTGGGACACTGGCATTGGCGACATCGGCTTCCTCATCGAGGGCTCCTACACCGACATCAAGTTCATCGATTCCGCGCGCAACGTCGCCCAATCGATCCTCCGCCGCACCGATGTTCCAGGCTATGTCGGGACGGCGCTCCGCTACCCGTCGTTCGTCAACGTCAACTACAATTCGGCGGACCGGTTCCGGCCCTCGGTCGCAACCGCGCTGCAATGGCGCCCGAGCACCGAACTCGAGCTTTATGCCGATTTTCTGTTCCAGGGATATCGCAGCACGGGTAACGGCCGCAACTTCCAGGTCAATTCCGGGCAGGCGTCGACGCTGACGGACATCACGCTGATTCCGGGGACCAACCAGATCGACACGGCCACCGCCCGCGCGGGCGGCTTCGTGACCGGCGGTCAGAATGTCGTCGAGGGCAAGACCGACACCTATCAGGGCGGCGGCGGCTTCATCTGGAAGCGCGACGGGCTGCGCATCACCGGCGATATCGCGCTCACGGATTCGACCTTCACGCGCGACACGCTGGTGTTCAACTACAGCACCACGGCCCCCCAGCCCACGCGCGTCTATGATTTCGTCACCGACGAGGGGCCGGGCGGCGGCTCGGTCGTCGTGTCGGACATCAACCTCAACGATCCGGCGCGCTACCGCATGACCGGGCTCGGCGAGAATGGCGATCGCAGCCATGGCCGCGACGTCCAGGCCCGGCTCGATCTCGACTATCGCTTCGGTCAGCGCGGCCTCACGAACCTGCAGACAGGTGTCCGGTTCAACACCCGCGATTTCGACTTCGAAAACTACTCGGTCAGCGGTAACGCACCGGCCGGTCAGCTCTACACGCTGCTTCCGCTCCAATATTCTAGCGTTGCGCCCGGCTTCCGCGGTGACACCGTGCCGCTGACTCGCGTCTTCCTGACGCCGACGGTCGACAGCCTCACGGACAATGTCGTGGCGCTGCGCACCTTGGTCGGCTTCGCCAACCCTGGCGAACGCACGCCTTCGCAGCGGGTCTATTTCGGGAACGAGAAAGCCTATGCCGGCTATCTCCAGGGCCGCTACGCCATCGACTTGGGCGGCATGCTGATCGACGGTCTTGTCGGCGTCCGCGCGGTGCGGACCGAGAACCAGATCAATGGCTTCAATCGGGTAACAACCGGCGGCGTCACCACCGTGACCCCTGTGACGCAAACCAACAGCTATACCGATGTCCTGCCCAATTTCAGCGCCCGCCTGCACCTGACGCCAAAGCTGCAGCTGCGCCTGGCCTATACCGAGACGCGTACGCGTCCCGGCTTCGGCGATCTCAATCCATCGCTGACGATCGGCGCACCCTCGACGACCTGCAGCACCGATCCGAACGATCCCGAGTGCGTGCGGGTATCCTCGGGCGGCAATGCCGATCTCGAACCGATCCGGTCGCAGAATTACGACGCGTCGCTCGAATGGTATTTCTCGCGTAGCGGATCGCTGACCTTCGGTGCGTTCAACCGCGACGTCACGGGCTTCATCTCCGACTTCACCCAGGATGTCGAGGATGCCGAATTCGGCCGCCTGCGCGTGACCCGCCCGTTCAATGGCGGCGCAGGGCGCCTGCAGGGTTTCGAAGCCGCCTTCCGTACCTTCCTGCACTTCCCGGGGATTCCGGGCTGGGCGCGCAACTTCGGCGTGCTGGCGAACTACACCTATATCGATCACGAGTCCGAACTGCCCGAGGCGCTGGCGGCGACCTTGCCGGGCAAGCAACGGATTGCCGGCGTATCGAGCCACATCGCCAACGCATCGATCTTCTACGACAGCCGCTGGTTTTCCACCCGCCTCTCGTACAACTACCGGTCGGAGTTCGTGGTCGAGTATAACCGCGTGGCCGATCCGGCGCTCGGCACCAACGTGCTGGGTCCGACGCTGCCAGTGGTCGAAGACGGCCGCGGCACGATCGATCTCAACGGGACGATCGATCCGACCGAGAACATCACGCTCTCGTTCAGCGTCAACAACCTGCTCGGCTCGGCGGCGACCAATCATCGCCAGTTCAATGCCGAAGGTCAGATCTATCCCTGGCAGACACGCTTCCTCGAGACCATCTACCGCCTCGGCGTGCGTTTCCGCTTCTGA
- a CDS encoding sodium/sugar symporter — protein MTSLSQIDLIVVIVYAIGIFGLAQWVSREKAGHAKDTSDYFLASKSLPWWAIGASLIAANISAEQIVGMSGSGYAIGLAIASYEWMAALTLLIVGKYFLPIFLKNEIYTMPQFLEQRFGPTIRTVMAVFWLALYIFVNLTSILWLGSIAVTQVAGINQDVALFGLGAFALIYQLRGGLKAVALTDIVQVTLLVLGGLVISYLTLSKIGGDAGVIGGFSRLTTELPEKFDMILSPDNPFYKDLPGLSVLIGGMWIANLSYWGFNQYIIQRALAAKSLSEAQKGVVFAAFLKLLMPVIIVLPGIAAVILAPDLAKPDQAYPTMMGLLPVGLLGLVFAALVAAIIASTASKINSIATIFTLDLYAKAMGVQSRAQDAGGNADLTTAHEKQLVLVGRITAVVATLLAIFTARPLLGSLDQAFQYIQEFSGFVTPGITVIFLLGLFWPRATEAGALTGAVASVLLSFLFWFPADQGGIAALNAVPFMNRMLIVFFISLALAVVVSLARPARADSNRITMQGVSFGTTTGFNVAGVIVILILIALYATWW, from the coding sequence GTGACGAGTCTATCGCAAATCGATCTGATCGTGGTGATCGTCTACGCCATCGGCATTTTCGGCCTGGCGCAATGGGTCAGCCGCGAGAAGGCCGGGCACGCCAAGGACACCTCCGACTACTTCCTCGCGTCGAAATCGCTTCCCTGGTGGGCGATCGGCGCGTCGCTCATCGCCGCGAACATCTCGGCCGAGCAGATCGTCGGCATGTCGGGCTCGGGCTATGCGATCGGCCTCGCCATTGCCTCTTATGAATGGATGGCGGCGCTCACGCTGCTGATTGTCGGCAAATATTTCCTGCCGATCTTCCTCAAGAACGAAATCTACACGATGCCGCAGTTCCTGGAGCAGCGGTTCGGGCCGACCATCCGCACCGTGATGGCGGTGTTCTGGCTGGCGCTCTACATCTTCGTCAACCTGACCTCGATCCTGTGGCTCGGCTCGATCGCGGTGACTCAAGTCGCCGGCATCAACCAGGACGTCGCGCTGTTCGGGCTCGGCGCTTTCGCGCTGATCTATCAGCTGCGTGGCGGGCTCAAGGCAGTCGCGCTGACCGACATCGTCCAGGTAACCCTGCTGGTGCTCGGCGGACTCGTCATCTCCTACCTGACGCTGAGCAAGATCGGCGGCGATGCGGGCGTGATCGGCGGCTTCTCGCGCCTCACCACCGAATTGCCCGAGAAGTTCGACATGATCCTCTCGCCCGACAATCCCTTCTACAAGGACCTGCCGGGCCTGTCGGTGCTGATCGGCGGCATGTGGATCGCCAATCTCAGCTATTGGGGCTTCAACCAGTACATCATCCAGCGCGCGCTCGCCGCGAAGAGCCTGTCCGAGGCGCAGAAGGGCGTGGTGTTCGCCGCCTTCCTCAAGCTGCTGATGCCGGTGATCATCGTGCTGCCGGGCATCGCCGCGGTGATCCTGGCGCCCGATCTCGCCAAGCCCGACCAGGCCTATCCGACGATGATGGGGCTGTTGCCGGTCGGCCTGCTCGGCCTTGTCTTCGCGGCGCTGGTCGCGGCGATCATCGCCTCGACCGCATCGAAGATCAATTCGATCGCAACGATCTTCACGCTCGATCTCTACGCCAAGGCGATGGGCGTGCAGAGCCGCGCGCAAGACGCCGGCGGCAACGCCGATCTCACCACGGCGCATGAAAAGCAGCTGGTGCTGGTCGGCCGCATCACCGCCGTCGTCGCGACCCTGCTCGCGATCTTCACCGCGCGCCCGCTGCTCGGCAGCCTCGACCAGGCATTCCAGTATATCCAGGAATTCTCGGGCTTCGTGACCCCAGGCATCACCGTCATCTTCCTGCTCGGCCTGTTCTGGCCGCGCGCGACCGAGGCGGGCGCGCTGACCGGCGCGGTCGCATCGGTGCTGCTGAGCTTCCTGTTCTGGTTCCCTGCCGACCAGGGCGGCATCGCCGCGCTCAACGCCGTGCCGTTCATGAACCGCATGCTGATCGTGTTCTTCATCAGCCTCGCCCTCGCGGTGGTCGTCTCGCTCGCCCGCCCGGCGCGCGCCGACAGCAACCGCATCACGATGCAAGGCGTGTCGTTCGGCACGACCACCGGCTTCAACGTCGCCGGCGTGATCGTCATCCTGATCCTGATCGCGCTCTACGCGACATGGTGGTGA
- a CDS encoding formylglycine-generating enzyme family protein, whose product MNTALAASDMSPGAMVQIPGGTFTMGSEQFYPEERPLRRVKVDPFRIDATPVTNAQFAAFIAATGYRTLAEIAPDPRLYPGLDPALAMAGSSVFTKPTMPVPLDDHTNWWAFVPGADWRHPTGPDSTIDGLMDHPVVHVAFEDAEAYAKWAGKALPTEAEWEFAARGGLEGSEYAWGDELAPGGAILANHWHGLFPFASTKADGNYRTTAVGAFPPNGYGLSDMIGNVWEWTRDWYGTGTPAKPKGSCCVAANPRGATLRESLDPAALEVPIGRKVLKGGSHLCAVNYCQRYRPAARHPQPVDTATSHIGFRCIVRGG is encoded by the coding sequence ATGAATACAGCGCTTGCAGCATCCGACATGTCGCCCGGGGCTATGGTGCAGATTCCCGGCGGCACCTTCACCATGGGATCGGAGCAATTCTATCCCGAGGAACGCCCGCTGCGCCGGGTCAAGGTCGACCCGTTCCGCATCGACGCGACGCCGGTGACCAACGCGCAGTTTGCGGCGTTCATCGCCGCCACCGGCTATCGCACGCTGGCCGAGATCGCGCCGGATCCGCGGCTGTACCCCGGGCTCGATCCGGCGCTCGCCATGGCCGGATCATCGGTCTTCACCAAGCCCACCATGCCCGTCCCGCTCGACGATCACACCAATTGGTGGGCGTTCGTGCCCGGTGCCGACTGGCGGCACCCGACCGGACCGGACAGCACGATCGACGGTCTGATGGACCACCCCGTGGTCCATGTCGCGTTCGAGGACGCGGAGGCCTATGCGAAATGGGCCGGCAAGGCGCTGCCGACCGAGGCGGAGTGGGAATTTGCCGCGCGCGGCGGGCTGGAGGGCAGCGAATATGCCTGGGGGGACGAGCTGGCGCCGGGCGGCGCGATCCTCGCCAACCATTGGCACGGCCTGTTTCCCTTCGCCTCGACCAAGGCGGACGGCAATTATCGCACCACCGCGGTCGGCGCCTTCCCGCCCAATGGCTACGGGCTGTCCGACATGATCGGCAATGTGTGGGAATGGACTCGCGACTGGTATGGCACCGGCACGCCGGCCAAGCCCAAGGGCAGCTGCTGCGTCGCCGCCAACCCGCGCGGCGCGACGCTGCGCGAAAGCCTCGACCCGGCAGCGCTCGAAGTGCCGATCGGACGCAAGGTGCTCAAGGGTGGGTCACATCTTTGCGCGGTCAATTATTGCCAGCGCTATCGACCGGCGGCGCGGCACCCGCAGCCGGTCGACACCGCGACGAGTCATATCGGCTTCCGCTGCATCGTCCGGGGCGGGTGA
- a CDS encoding 2-dehydro-3-deoxy-6-phosphogalactonate aldolase: protein MSHLAAFDAAFAKCPLIAILRGVKPDEVEAIGDALVDAGFTLIEVPLNSPNPLESIGRLTKRLRDRAMVGAGTVLREADVAAVADMDGTLIISPNANSRVIAASAARGLVSLPGIATPTEAFAALDAGATALKLFPAEAASPVVLKAMRAVLPPAVRVLPVGGIAPDNMQPWRDAGAAGFGLGSALYKPGFSAEQVAERAMAFVSALQV from the coding sequence ATGAGCCACCTCGCCGCCTTCGACGCCGCCTTCGCAAAATGCCCGCTGATCGCGATCCTGCGCGGCGTGAAGCCGGACGAGGTCGAGGCGATCGGCGATGCACTGGTCGATGCCGGCTTCACGCTGATCGAGGTGCCGCTGAACTCGCCGAATCCGCTGGAGAGCATCGGACGGCTGACGAAACGGCTGCGCGATCGCGCGATGGTCGGCGCGGGAACCGTGCTGCGCGAAGCCGATGTCGCCGCCGTGGCGGACATGGACGGCACGCTGATCATCTCGCCCAACGCCAACTCCCGCGTCATCGCCGCCAGCGCCGCGCGCGGCCTCGTCTCGCTACCCGGGATCGCCACGCCGACCGAGGCGTTCGCCGCACTCGACGCCGGCGCGACCGCGCTCAAGCTCTTCCCCGCCGAGGCCGCGTCGCCTGTCGTGCTCAAGGCGATGCGCGCGGTGCTGCCGCCGGCGGTCCGCGTGCTGCCCGTCGGCGGGATCGCGCCCGACAACATGCAGCCCTGGCGCGATGCCGGCGCCGCGGGCTTCGGGTTGGGTTCCGCGCTCTACAAGCCGGGCTTCAGCGCGGAGCAGGTCGCCGAACGCGCCATGGCGTTCGTCAGCGCCCTGCAAGTCTAG
- a CDS encoding GH92 family glycosyl hydrolase, giving the protein MKRLTAAALLALLPVQSLAQSSAPDPLRFVDPMIGTGPEGHTFPGATAPFGMVQLSPDTDATCQIRECYDHAAGYSYHDPTIQGFSHTHFSGAGHSDLGDILVMPQVGEVKLDPGDPKQPGSGYRQRFDHATEKASPGYYAVTLADSGVRAELTAGTRVGVHRYTFPAGKEAHLLLDLRSSLYDYPGKILWSGLHLRPDGTLTGFRETRGWAPGRKLFFAMRFSAPLKSHAFLDRDDKVAYKGFQAPGRGSDALAEKLGKALEARLDFGALGGPLEVRLALSGVDEAGAIANLDAESADFDSVRARTEGEWRKALGALEIEAPAPMRRNLYTALYHSLLAPSVWSDVDGRYRGPDDQVHTAKDFTFRSTFSLWDTFRAQHPLLTLVQPDKTNTDIVKSLLASRRHSPHGILPVWQFHGRETWTMIGYHAVPVIADAYLKGVGDFDAEEALEAMVASAEYAPYGGLGDYMKLGYVAIDREPEAASKTVEYAYDDWTIARMAEKMGRKDVAARFYKRAGYWRNSFDAKTGWLRARKADGSFRTPFDPTAINYGSDYTEGNAWQYSWFVPQDQAALFRILGGDAKAIAKLDAMFDYDISKLDYSHAEDIAGLIGQYIHGNEPSHHVAYLYVYAGAPWRTQERLKQIVDSQYKPTPDGLSGNDDLGQMSAWLVFTGLGFYPVAPGSNQYVIGRPFVDRAVLKLPGGKRFTIETAGLSDANPYVGKVELNGRPLARSWISDAEIRSGGTLRFTMQAKPDAAWGKAPVARPYSRSAATPHLTP; this is encoded by the coding sequence ATGAAACGCCTGACCGCCGCTGCGCTGCTCGCGCTCCTGCCGGTTCAGTCGCTTGCCCAGTCATCGGCACCGGACCCGTTGCGCTTCGTCGATCCGATGATCGGGACCGGTCCGGAAGGTCATACCTTCCCCGGCGCCACGGCGCCGTTCGGCATGGTGCAGCTATCGCCCGACACCGATGCGACCTGCCAGATCCGCGAATGCTACGACCATGCCGCAGGCTACAGCTATCACGACCCGACGATCCAGGGGTTCAGCCACACGCATTTCTCGGGCGCCGGCCATTCGGACCTCGGCGACATCCTCGTCATGCCGCAGGTGGGTGAGGTGAAGCTCGATCCGGGCGATCCCAAGCAGCCCGGTTCGGGGTATCGCCAGCGCTTCGATCACGCGACCGAAAAGGCGAGCCCCGGCTATTATGCCGTCACGCTGGCGGACAGCGGCGTCCGCGCCGAGCTCACCGCGGGCACGCGCGTCGGTGTTCATCGCTACACCTTCCCTGCGGGCAAGGAGGCGCATCTGCTGCTCGACCTCCGCTCGTCGCTCTACGACTATCCGGGCAAGATCCTGTGGTCGGGGTTGCACCTGCGCCCCGACGGCACGCTCACCGGCTTTCGCGAGACGCGCGGCTGGGCACCGGGGCGCAAGCTCTTCTTCGCGATGCGCTTCTCGGCGCCGCTCAAGAGCCATGCCTTTCTCGATCGCGATGACAAGGTCGCCTATAAGGGTTTCCAGGCGCCCGGCCGCGGCAGCGATGCGCTCGCCGAAAAGCTCGGCAAGGCGCTCGAGGCGCGGCTCGATTTCGGTGCGTTGGGCGGCCCGCTCGAAGTTCGTCTCGCGCTGTCGGGCGTCGACGAGGCGGGGGCGATCGCCAATCTCGATGCCGAAAGCGCTGACTTCGACAGCGTTCGCGCGCGTACCGAGGGTGAATGGCGCAAGGCGCTCGGCGCGCTCGAAATCGAGGCGCCCGCCCCGATGCGCAGGAACCTCTACACCGCGCTCTACCACAGCCTGCTCGCGCCGAGCGTATGGAGCGATGTCGACGGGCGCTATCGCGGGCCCGACGATCAGGTGCACACCGCGAAGGACTTCACCTTCCGCTCGACCTTTTCGCTATGGGATACGTTCCGTGCGCAGCACCCGTTGCTGACGCTCGTTCAGCCGGACAAGACCAACACCGATATCGTCAAATCGCTTCTTGCGAGCCGCAGGCACAGCCCGCATGGCATCCTGCCCGTGTGGCAATTCCACGGCCGCGAGACCTGGACGATGATCGGCTATCATGCGGTTCCGGTGATCGCGGATGCTTATCTCAAGGGCGTGGGCGATTTCGATGCCGAAGAGGCGTTGGAGGCAATGGTCGCGAGCGCCGAATATGCCCCCTATGGTGGGCTCGGCGACTATATGAAGCTCGGCTATGTCGCGATCGACCGCGAGCCCGAAGCGGCGTCGAAAACCGTCGAATACGCCTATGACGACTGGACCATCGCGCGGATGGCCGAGAAGATGGGGCGCAAGGACGTCGCCGCCCGCTTCTACAAGCGCGCCGGTTACTGGCGGAACAGCTTCGACGCCAAGACCGGCTGGCTGCGTGCGCGCAAGGCGGACGGCAGCTTCCGCACGCCGTTCGACCCCACCGCGATCAACTATGGCTCGGACTATACCGAGGGCAATGCCTGGCAATATAGCTGGTTCGTGCCGCAGGATCAGGCTGCGCTCTTCCGCATCCTCGGCGGCGATGCGAAGGCGATCGCCAAGCTCGACGCGATGTTCGACTATGACATCTCGAAACTCGATTACAGCCATGCCGAGGATATCGCCGGGCTCATTGGCCAATATATCCACGGCAACGAGCCGAGCCATCACGTCGCCTATCTCTACGTTTATGCCGGCGCGCCGTGGCGCACACAGGAGCGGCTGAAGCAGATCGTCGACAGCCAGTACAAGCCGACCCCCGATGGCCTTTCGGGCAATGACGATCTGGGGCAGATGTCGGCGTGGCTCGTCTTCACCGGGCTTGGCTTCTACCCGGTCGCGCCGGGATCGAACCAATATGTGATCGGCCGGCCGTTCGTCGATCGCGCGGTGCTCAAGCTGCCCGGCGGAAAGCGCTTCACGATCGAGACGGCGGGCCTTTCCGATGCCAACCCCTATGTCGGCAAGGTCGAGCTGAACGGCAGGCCGCTGGCCCGTAGTTGGATATCGGACGCCGAGATCCGCAGCGGCGGCACGCTGCGCTTTACCATGCAGGCAAAACCTGACGCCGCTTGGGGCAAGGCGCCGGTCGCGCGCCCCTATTCACGCTCGGCAGCGACACCGCACCTCACACCTTAG